The DNA window taaggcCTTTAGATGAGTAGATATTCAGCAAGTTACGAAGACAAGAAGACAAGTTTTCTTTataaagcttactatgcaaaacattgaggagttttgcttcgtaagcattgtaaagagagggcatctgttgttacccaatttttgacccatctttttgataaaattttcgaaaaatccaaaaataacaaaaaaaaacaaaaatccaaaaaatacgtttttttaaatatatttgcatcatttttagcattttcagcattgtctcaaaagaatttaaattttcaaatatcttTAGAACGCGTTCGattttaacgcgttatttttaaaatcactgaTTTTCCTCATTATAGTCgatgtttataagaaaaatctaaaaaaaataagaagaatcaaatttacaaaaaaaaaaaagaaagaagttgagggacaaAGTTTGGAAACCTAGCCATTTTTTTCCCTATAAATAGGGGTTTCCAACACATACACAAGAGGGGAGACAATTTTGCACATTTAGGaggcaatacaaacaaaaccctaaccctaaacatATCTTTTTCAAGCAAAACCGGCCGCCCTCCCCACTTggccaaaaagaaagaacacaAACCAGCCGGCCGCTCCCCCTCTCCTGACCAGCCACAGACGCCGTCCCTCCATGTTCTAAACATGCCACCTTTATTTTCTCCTCCTCAAGCTGTACCTCTAACGCCTACAGACCCAACAACACCTAACCCCCCCTGCCATTTCAGCTCTCCCTTTCTCCTCCCCCCTCTACCATTTTGGCATCTCCCAACCAAGAGGCAGGCACCACTCTTCCTCTCCACAACAACCGTCCCCATCTTCCCTCCCCTAGACGACTCTCCACCTCACTAGACCAACCCTGAAACAACTGTTAATTCAACCTTACAGAGAGGTGTCCTCATCTCCTTCCCGCATTGCCTCTCGTCTTCAACCTTCAGCATCGAAGCCTTCCCTTTAGCAAGGCCAACCACCATTACCACCAACAAGAAGGAAGACCATCAACGCCGGCCTCTACCAAGCCACACAGCAACATGCGATCTCCTTCATTGCCAGCCGGCCAGCTTGCCAAGACCGGATCAGAGCCTCCAGTAACAACCCGAACACAGCGGCGACACCCGTTACTCCGACCCCAGCACCGCCACCCCCTCTCATCCATCACACCTTATCGCTGCCAGATCTGCCACCATGGAGGTTTCGTTCACAGCAGATCATGGCCACCAAAGTAAAGGATCTCCTTTACAGCAGAACCGTCTacgaaggaaaagaaaagggaaccaAAAGCAGATAtgtaaaaatgaagaaataaaatcaactggcTTGTGTGTGTTTTATCCTTTTACAGGTGACAGGGATTCTCACCGCCGGTAGAAAAGTGAAGAGGGGAGGAAGCCGCTCCAGACACCCCTGGTTTCTTAGTTTTCTTGAAGCGGCGCTTGGGTTAGCAACGCGCCACTAGTGTTCTGGCGGACCCAGAATGCATCCCAAAACTGTTCCTGAATTTTTTGGGctctattttataaattttaaattatttaatgtaatttttatttattgttttttgaatttttataatttgtagtatggatgtaaaaaacaaaaaaaagaaagaaaaacgaaaaaaaatatagtaaaagtgaatgtgtgtgtttgtatttgtatttgtatttgttttatgaatgttatagtttttatgaatgtttttttatgataaaatcgcaaagaataaagaagaatttaatattttgattttctcacgatcaagaattatgaactaacacgtaagttgtatttctaatatccgatgaaaagataaaatttttgaaacttttttaacacatcaaagccaCGAATCAGCTTACCTCAGGCAGGGTGCGTTAggagtgctaataccttcccaaaccacaaccagtcccttacctgtgaatctctgacaagaccagtacacccgggtttcctagtaaccctcaattaaatactaggtggcgaatctcaacaacaaatcaagCAAACGAATGCAAAATCGCCAACCTACGCCGCGCgggtgacgtgcgacagaatgacgactTCACTGGGAAAGATACTGTTTATGACTATaatggactaagctttgtgtatttgatatgtttaagtttttgctttttggtctatttttgttaatgtattttccatgcattttatagaattgtctcatgcatcacatgtctttatttttgaaagaacaCACAAGCTTTTAGGTTAGGTGGGGAActagcgatctgccctatgactattggtcagggttcagatgcgtaaaacacccaactcatatctgagtgtctgcttggtaatggtgggtataccTACTTTAACCATTTCTTGCAATGCCCCTATACTGTCTCAAAGATCATCACTAGGTAGATATGAGAtccttttgagaccaggtagaaaacctacccatattcacataatgaatagaacctgTTCTTAGATTGTATGTGCTATCGTTATTTACATTAGAACAAGCCCTTGTTGAAGCATGTTGAACTCAAGATTTCTGGGTGACCCATAATTCTACTTTTAAAGGAAGAATAATGCTTCAAGTTTGCCAGAAACGAGGGATCCATTAATTTCCTAGCTACTGCAACCCTGAGGAAAAACGAATAAACATTTACAAAGAAAgaataacataaacaaaaataattatggtgGTAATTAGCATCCAATAGAATATTGATATAATGGAATCAGATTTAAACAAGAGGAGAAATATCACACAAACATAGGAGCATCCGACTTGATAATCTAGTAGAGTTACATGAAGTGCTATCgtccaacaaaacaaaatcaaccttatcttttataataataataataataaaaaacctgaTCATTTATTTCAACCGTGGGCATATTTGAGCCTGTAATGGATTTTTCATCACTACTGTGAATTCTTCTTTCTCAGACAAATCAACATCATCTCCATCCACAGCTTTCCACTCAAATCTCCAAATCAAATTAGCTACAAAGTACTCCAAATGAAGCATTGCTAGACCATAAGCAGGACATATTCTCCTCCCAGCTCCAAATGGCATCATCTTTATCTCTCTACTTCCTGTTATATCAAATGTTTCCCCTCCACTACTTAGAAACCTTTCAGGCTTGAATGCCATAGGATCCTCCCACACCTTCGGATTCCACCCCATCTCAGCCACCATAAAATTTATAGTTCCATCTTTTGGTACCACATATTTACCCAGCGCTGCATCTTCAGTCACCGCATGTGGCAACACGAAATGGGCTGGCGGGTGCCTCCTTAACCCTTCTAGAATTATTGCTTTTAGATATGGCATCTTTTGCAATTcctcttcttttatattctcTTCACCATCTTGCACAACCCCTTTAATCTCCATGAATAGCTTCTCTTGGATTTGCGGGTACTTAACTAGATTTGCCATGATCCATTGCAACGCTGTTGAAGTAGTATCTGTTCCTCCGTTAAGAAACTCTGAGCACAGGCTGACCATTTCCTCTTCATTgagctttcttttctcttccggAAGCTCCAAAGCCAGTATGGTGTCAACATAGCACAAAACATACTCATCTTCATTGTCTTTCTTGTCCTCTTTACTTTTGTTTACCCTGTCTTCCTTGGCCTTCTTTCCTGCTCTTATCAATGGAATCAAAACATCTTCTTGGCATTTTCGAAGGCAAAACAGCTCCCTCCAACGGTTGCGCAACACGATCTTTGTCACTCCTGGCCAGAAATTGAGTATGTTGAACCTACCGAAATTCACAATCATTTGTCGCTGAacttccataatttttttaatctgattttCATCAAGCTTGTCTCCAAAACACATCAGTACTAGTAGACAAAACATGGCATATTGAAAATGTTCCATTACACAAATAGGACGACCGGCTTTCGCTTGAGATTCGAAGCGATTCTGGAGGATTTGCAGAACCCAGTTGCGTGCATGAGTGTAAGATTTCACACGCGATGGGTGGAGGATTTCTGCTGTGAGGTTACGCCGCAGAAGTCGCCATGTTGAACCGTAAAAGGAAGAACTAATATTATGCTGATTACTAGTTAAAAAATTTCGCGTAGCAACAGCTGGTGGGCGGTCCGCAAAAACTGCGCCGCCATGTATTAAAGCCTCATGAGCAAGGGTGCGATCTGCAACGAAGATAGCAGGGCGAGTGCCAATACGGAGGGTAACCATGGGGCCAAACTTGGCATGGAGGGATCGAAGGATTGGCTCCATCTTGAAGGCGGACATGCGGAGCCATAGTAAGTGGCCGATGAAAGGAAAGGATAGGGGACCTGGAGGTAGGTTTTTAGAGGTTAAGAAATTGTTGAAGATAGTTTTCAAGAAGAGAGAGACGGAAATGGAGACAAGAATAAGGAACCAACTTTCCAtactgaaaaaaatgaagtgatGAGTTTAGCAGTGGAATGGACTCAGAGTGCGCGTGTATATACATAGGCTAGCAAATTGACTGACCAATTGTGGATGCTCTTTTCGTTTCTTGTAGATAGAAGAACACAtcgtctgtttttttttaatgttttttggacAAAAGCAAAGACCAAAATGGGTGGAATTCATCGCTAGctagcttgtttgtttttatgtattaCGTATTGTATTACGTCCTCAATCTTGGCAGAGAGTTAttaagttatattattattatataaaagagATATTGGTTTTACcgtagttattttattgtttatactCTCGTATATCAATGTGGAATTTAATagtgaatttttaaaaagcccttaattttatcattgaatttaTATCCAGTAAAATTGAGTCATTTTAAACCTAAATTAGTatccaattatatatatttttaaaagaaagtgttaaactaaaagataaaaaaaacttaagtgaaaataaagataaaatagatggtggctttgaattgttttgaaaaattcattttagttccttaattttttagcttttaggTTAATTGGtccctttaatatttaaaaattcaattttattatcaaattttatgtttttttcgaTCCTGTTTTGGTGGTGGATTGAGAAGGGATTGCTGAATTTCAATGTAGATAAAGTTTTGGTCGGAAATGATTTTGACCATTAAAATGATCAATTTTTctgtcaaataattttatatgataaaaaaagataaaaattggtttttttttttaccttgaaaaggtctaaaaaacataataaattgatttaataatatttaaaaatattctgaGTAAAAgatgagtttcataattttattttaaatccttttttaaatcaaactaagTTATAGTAATCTTCACCTACGTGATGTCcaaccttttttaattttttgcatatgaaattttcaattatgaGTTTCAGATTTGAAAGTTGATcgttccattaaaaaaaaaattgtcttagGATTAATTCTATTTTACTTGTTCCAATCTAGATTACTTTACTAgtctttgtttattattatatttgtttgcaTATCTATTcgttggataaaaaattataaaatctcaaaaatcaacaatatggacttatttttttatctagatgAATTGACTAGTAGATTATAACAGGAGCGTGACGTTCACGACAAACAGTTTTCATGGCAGTCAAGAACAGAACAACGCATTTCAATTTGCAGCACAAGCCACTACAGAGAGATAAATTACTTCGGATTTTGACGTTGATGAATTTGAGGTGCAACTCTTgattaaaatgttgtttttgttaCGAGACCGAGTGCCAAGAAATCTTCAAATTGCCCAGCAGAGTAGGTCTTGAATATTCCTTGTAGCTTCCGGGACAAGACCTAATTAGCCATGGAATTTCCATAACTAGATACTGTGATGGGATTTGCGTCGCATAAAGATGCGAGGCAATCCATTTTCTTGCGAAAATTTCTTTGtagattcaaaaaaaaaaattgttactttttttttcagttttttttcaattgtgtgtgtgtgtgtgtgtgtgaacatGGATATGTTGGTTGAAATGTGTAATAGAAGttttgtatatattattttggacT is part of the Populus trichocarpa isolate Nisqually-1 chromosome 7, P.trichocarpa_v4.1, whole genome shotgun sequence genome and encodes:
- the LOC18110169 gene encoding cytochrome P450 89A2, producing MESWFLILVSISVSLFLKTIFNNFLTSKNLPPGPLSFPFIGHLLWLRMSAFKMEPILRSLHAKFGPMVTLRIGTRPAIFVADRTLAHEALIHGGAVFADRPPAVATRNFLTSNQHNISSSFYGSTWRLLRRNLTAEILHPSRVKSYTHARNWVLQILQNRFESQAKAGRPICVMEHFQYAMFCLLVLMCFGDKLDENQIKKIMEVQRQMIVNFGRFNILNFWPGVTKIVLRNRWRELFCLRKCQEDVLIPLIRAGKKAKEDRVNKSKEDKKDNEDEYVLCYVDTILALELPEEKRKLNEEEMVSLCSEFLNGGTDTTSTALQWIMANLVKYPQIQEKLFMEIKGVVQDGEENIKEEELQKMPYLKAIILEGLRRHPPAHFVLPHAVTEDAALGKYVVPKDGTINFMVAEMGWNPKVWEDPMAFKPERFLSSGGETFDITGSREIKMMPFGAGRRICPAYGLAMLHLEYFVANLIWRFEWKAVDGDDVDLSEKEEFTVVMKNPLQAQICPRLK